GCGAATAATGCGCGCAGACCTTTTGGAAACTCAGCTAGTACTAAACTACGCACACGCTCAAGGGCTTCATGCACATTAAAGGATTCCATCACATGTGCTTTGCGATGAGGTGCCAACAGGCGATCTACCAATGTTTGCAGGCGATCAGATTCTTTAATAATGACTTGCGTATATTCTCGCAATCCTTTTTCTGGCAGCTCAAACTCGAGTAATTGAGCTGCCCCACGAATACCACCTAATGGATTTTTAATCTCATGCGCTAAATTGCGCATCAACTGTTTATTTGCTTCAACTTGCTGCGTTACGCGTTCATCTCGCTCACTACGCAACTGTTGATCGATAGGAAACCACTCCATCATGATGAGAGCTGGATCTTCCAAGGCCGCCACAACCACATGTGCCGGAATAGTCTCTTGATGAATACTGCTAGGCATCGAATGCAACATCATTTCTTGACGTTGGGCTGACACATGCCCTTGCTTCACTTCGAAAATTATCGAACTTAATGCTTCGTTATCGCCAAATAAATTGTGCACAGATTGACCCTCAAGTGATTTACGTGAAAGATCCAATGCTGAACTCAGTAGCTGGATTCACATATACCAATTGTTGTTGGTTCTCAGCCGCAAATACCACGATGGCATTGGGCATCTGATCAAGCAATGTCGGAAAAAAGGAGCAGCCGAAGCTGCTCCCTTAAACGAATTGCGCAACAGACCTGCGCTCAAGTTCTCTCCTTCGCTTACAGGGAGTAGTACATATCAAATTCGATTGGATGGGTTGTCATACGGAAACGTGTGACATCTTCCATCTTCAAATTGATATATGCATCGATCATAGATTCAGTGAATACTCCACCGCGAGTCAAGAACTCGTGATCTTTCTTCAATGCATCCAATGCTTCTTTCAAGCTGGCGCAAACGGTTGGGATCTTTGCGTCTTCTTCTGGAGGCAAGTTATACAAGTTCTTGTCAGCAGCTTCACCTGGTTGAATCTTGTTTTGCACGCCGTCCAAACCAGCCATCAACAAGGCAGAGAATGCCAAGTATGGGTTAGCCAATGGATCTGGGAAACGAGTCTCAATACGACGGCCCTTAGGACTTGGAACGTGTGGAATACGGATAGAAGCAGAACGGTTACGTGCTGAGTAAGCCAATTTAACCGGGGCCTCAAAACCTGGAACCAAACGCTTGTATGAGTTTGTACCTGGGTTAGTAATCGCGTTCAATGCCTTAGCGTGCTTAATGATGCCGCCGATGTAGAACAGAGCAAACTCTGACAAACCAGCATAACCATTACCAGCAAATAAGTTCTCGCCATTCTTCCAAACAGATTGGTGAACGTGCATACCAGAACCGTTATCGCCAACAACTGGCTTAGGCATAAATGTTGCTGTCTTGCCATAAGCATGTGCTACGTTTTGAATAACGTATTTCTGCCAGATAGTCCAGTCAGCGCGCTGTACCAATGTGCTGAACTTTGTACCCAATTCGTTTTGGCCTTGACCAGCAACCTCATGGTGATGAACTTCAACTGGAATGCCCAATGATTCAAGAATCAAGCACATTTCAGAACGCATATCTTGGAATGTGTCTACAGGAGCAACTGGGAGGTAACCGCCTTTTTTGCCTGGACGGTGACCAGTATTACCTCCTTCAATTTCAGCACTAGATGACCATGGAGCTTCTTCGGAATCAATTTTCACGAAGCAACCCTGCATATCGGCACCCCAACGAACGCCGTCAAAAATAAAGAATTCTGGCTCTGGACCAAAGTAAGCAGCATCGCCTAAGCCTGTGCTCTTCAAATACGCTTCAGCGCGTTTAGCGATAGAACGTGGATCACGGTCGTAACCTTTGCCGTCTGCTGGCTCGATAACGTCGCATGTCAGAACCAATGTTGGCTCTTCATAGAAAGGATCGATGTAAGCAGCTGTTGGGTCTGGTTTGAGCAACATGTCTGATGCTTCAATACCCTTCCAACCAGCAATTGATGAGCCGTCAAATGCATGACCACTCTCAAATTTGTCTTCGTCAAAAGCAGAGATAGGAACTGTCGTGTGTTGCTCTTTACCCTTTGTATCTACAAAGCGAAAATCAACAAAAATACATTCTTTCTCTTTAACCAACTTCATCACATCAGCGACGGTCTTCGTCATGCAAATCTCCCCTGTTAACTAAATTCGGAATTAAAACTTAAGGCATACACCCTTGTTTATTCCAGGCACCAAACATGCCTAATGGATGTATGTAATTTACTGAAGCAAACAAATGGGAACCCTTATTATCGCACTATTAAAAAGCGCTCAATTACCACGCATATAGCCTAAAAAAACCGATTTGCACCTTTTTAGTGCCTAGCAGACTAGCTGATATCGTGAATTTCGTAGCCCAGCTCTTGCGTGCCCGTTCTTAAAGCAATCCAGGCACTATCCAGCAGGTTGGCATTGCCTTTGATGCCCAATTCGATATGGCGTTGAGCATAGACGCCGCCCTTGGCGGGATCCGCCAACAGAGGGTAGGCTAAAGACCTTCACCCCGGGAAAGCTGGCCTCAATGCGCTCCATTAGTGGCGTCAAAGTGGACTCAATTCCTTTAGGCACGATAAAACTCTGTTCCGCCCAATTTTCTTGATGAAATAAATCTTTGTAATGCGTATCCAAACACCAAACCATCATCGGGGCAGCCATTACTGGGAAGCCAGGAACAAAGTGGTGCTCACGGATCCGAAAGCCTGGGATTTGGTTATACGGATTTGGAATGATTTCACTGCCGATGGGAAACTCGCCCATCTTGAAGCGGTGCTGGTTTTCAGGAGTATTTAAATCAGACTTAATTGGATCGCCCTCAGCCATCGATTGATTGCGGCCAGCAATCAATTCTTGCGCTGTCGGATACAATTCTGTTTTCGTTCCCAATGCAAGCGCCGCGCATTGACGAGTGTGATCATCTGGTGTCGCACCAATACCGCCTGTACTAAACACCACATCTCCACTAGCAAAACTTTCTTTAGGGTGGCAGTATTTGCTCGGGGTCATCAGCAACATACTTTGCCCAAGCTAGACTCAGTCCGCGCTCATTGGGCAATTCAATGAGCTTACTCATATGCTTATCTTGTCGCCGACCAGACAAAATCTCATCGCCAATCACAATTAAACCGAAACGGCGCTGTTCTTTTTTGTCTCTTCGACTTCTACTTTTTTCATCATATCAACCATCTCATTGACCCTGATAGGGAAGTTCCATATCAACCACACGCGATTGCACTGTTAGCGCCTTGTCTAATTCCTCTTCCCTCAATTGCTTTAGCGCATCTAATAAGAAGTAGCTAAACCAAAGCGCTGCAAACACAAAGATGAGGGAATAGACCCAAAGCGCCACAAAGCTAACAATCGGAAACAAGACCAAGGCTAACGCTGATGTAGCCCAAAAGAAAGTCGGTACCGCACCAAGCATTCCAGATGCAATACCCATGCAAAGTAATGGCCAACGGTATTTTTCAATGAGCTGATCGCGCTCTTCAGGGCTAGCATGTTTTGCCAGTACGTCATATGACATAAGACGCATCGTTAGCCAACCCCATAGCAATGGCGGCAAAACAGCCACCAATGGAGGTACCCACCAAACTGGCAAAGTCAGCATCACCAAGACCAGACACAGCAACGCAGACCATAAGCTATAAATTAAGCTTCCAAAGATGCCTCCACCCCGCTTGCACTCTAGATCTTGGAATTGAGATTGCTTGCATGCAATCTTCACAATTGCTGGGACTGTTGAAAAAGCAATAAAGACTAATAAGCTAAT
The nucleotide sequence above comes from Polynucleobacter necessarius. Encoded proteins:
- the glnA gene encoding type I glutamate--ammonia ligase, with product MTKTVADVMKLVKEKECIFVDFRFVDTKGKEQHTTVPISAFDEDKFESGHAFDGSSIAGWKGIEASDMLLKPDPTAAYIDPFYEEPTLVLTCDVIEPADGKGYDRDPRSIAKRAEAYLKSTGLGDAAYFGPEPEFFIFDGVRWGADMQGCFVKIDSEEAPWSSSAEIEGGNTGHRPGKKGGYLPVAPVDTFQDMRSEMCLILESLGIPVEVHHHEVAGQGQNELGTKFSTLVQRADWTIWQKYVIQNVAHAYGKTATFMPKPVVGDNGSGMHVHQSVWKNGENLFAGNGYAGLSEFALFYIGGIIKHAKALNAITNPGTNSYKRLVPGFEAPVKLAYSARNRSASIRIPHVPSPKGRRIETRFPDPLANPYLAFSALLMAGLDGVQNKIQPGEAADKNLYNLPPEEDAKIPTVCASLKEALDALKKDHEFLTRGGVFTESMIDAYINLKMEDVTRFRMTTHPIEFDMYYSL
- a CDS encoding EI24 domain-containing protein: MVGLQQVFKSFGMALVGTMHPRMLWLGLRPFLIVSILWGCLIWLIWTPALEVLSIFLTTSIFTSWIQEGLIWAGFENARAWIAPLFFVMLIIPLITISLLVFIAFSTVPAIVKIACKQSQFQDLECKRGGGIFGSLIYSLWSALLCLVLVMLTLPVWWVPPLVAVLPPLLWGWLTMRLMSYDVLAKHASPEERDQLIEKYRWPLLCMGIASGMLGAVPTFFWATSALALVLFPIVSFVALWVYSLIFVFAALWFSYFLLDALKQLREEELDKALTVQSRVVDMELPYQGQ